In Triticum aestivum cultivar Chinese Spring unplaced genomic scaffold, IWGSC CS RefSeq v2.1 scaffold254081, whole genome shotgun sequence, the DNA window TGGCTGGCAAGCGTGTCGGGTCGGCGGCGCTGCGCGCGGACGCCAGGAGGAGCGTGATCAGCGACATCCCATCACCGAGGGAGTGGTGGACGCGGAGCACCACGGTGGAGGCGGCCTCTGAGGTCGGGAAGTCGAGGAAGTGGAACTCCCAGAGCGGGCGTGAGCGGTCCATGGGGAGCGCGGGCAGCGAGGCCACGTAGTCCTCCACGGCCCGGTCCGGGTCAGCCTCCACGGCGGCGGGGTCCAGCGTCGGGACGATCATGTGGTCGTCGACGTTCACCTCCGTGCGCGCCCACCGCGGGCTCTTGCACCCGTCTGTCACCTGACGTGCATGTTCACGTGTTAAATTAAGCTACTGACAGTATTCTCAAAAAAAATGCTACTGACAGAATCGCTAAGTAGCACTTGAATGTAAGAGTATGTATGTGTACTTGGATGCTGCGGAAGCGCGGGTAACGGGCAAGTTGGGCGGCGA includes these proteins:
- the LOC123178041 gene encoding wax ester synthase/diacylglycerol acyltransferase 11-like, which translates into the protein MGSTGSPSVAALPSSGLLPPIRTPRSAPAEWTTDDDSAAAAAEEEPVTPTARLLEAMYIVVMVGLGSPVNLPVFSAGIAAQLARYPRFRSIQVTDGCKSPRWARTEVNVDDHMIVPTLDPAAVEADPDRAVEDYVASLPALPMDRSRPLWEFHFLDFPTSEAASTVVLRVHHSLGDGMSLITLLLASARSAADPTRLP